One segment of Cetobacterium sp. NK01 DNA contains the following:
- a CDS encoding bifunctional precorrin-2 dehydrogenase/sirohydrochlorin ferrochelatase, which produces MESKKSFFPLFIDLTNKSCLVVGGGNIASRKVKSLVEYGARVVVIAPFILPEILELDVEIEKRDFKVEDIKDKFLVVAATNDEKLNEMIVDLCEDNNILVNNITSKVYMSARFTAHIDTEEYQIAISAKGNPRESVKLKKELIDYLKNRKD; this is translated from the coding sequence ATGGAAAGTAAAAAATCTTTTTTTCCACTATTTATAGATTTAACTAATAAAAGTTGTTTGGTTGTTGGTGGAGGAAATATAGCTTCGAGAAAAGTAAAAAGTCTTGTTGAATATGGAGCTAGGGTAGTTGTAATAGCGCCATTTATCCTTCCAGAAATTTTAGAGTTAGATGTGGAGATTGAAAAAAGAGATTTTAAAGTTGAAGATATAAAAGATAAATTTTTAGTTGTTGCAGCAACTAATGATGAGAAATTAAATGAAATGATAGTGGATTTATGTGAGGATAATAATATACTTGTAAATAATATTACTTCGAAAGTTTATATGTCTGCTAGATTTACAGCTCATATAGATACTGAAGAGTACCAAATTGCGATTTCAGCAAAAGGAAATCCTAGAGAATCTGTTAAATTAAAAAAAGAATTGATAGATTATTTAAAAAATAGAAAAGACTAG
- a CDS encoding tRNA1(Val) (adenine(37)-N6)-methyltransferase, with amino-acid sequence MKLNKNEVINNLLNKNLKIIQRPDYFNFSLDSLLISNFVSLTRGTKKILDLGTGNGAIPLFLSQRTNAKISGIEIQEISADLAKRNVELNNLQEQINIIHDDMKNWKEHFDFGSQDIVITNPPFFKFHGNENQLNNLDQLTLARHEITIDLEQLIEVSSKLLKDKGYFAMVHRPDRFLEIIDAMRKYGITPKKVQFCHSKVDKPAKILLIEGIRNGKNSLTILPPFISHDSDGKYSKKVLDLFQDLEVEKD; translated from the coding sequence ATGAAACTTAATAAAAACGAAGTTATAAATAACTTATTAAATAAAAATTTAAAAATAATTCAAAGACCTGATTACTTTAATTTCTCTTTAGATTCTCTTTTAATATCTAACTTTGTCTCTTTAACAAGAGGTACAAAAAAAATATTAGATTTAGGGACAGGAAATGGGGCCATTCCTCTTTTTCTTTCACAAAGAACTAATGCAAAAATATCAGGAATTGAAATTCAAGAAATTTCTGCTGATCTAGCTAAAAGAAATGTTGAACTAAATAATCTACAAGAACAAATTAATATTATTCACGATGATATGAAAAATTGGAAAGAGCATTTTGACTTTGGTTCTCAAGATATAGTTATAACTAATCCTCCTTTTTTTAAATTTCATGGAAACGAAAATCAACTGAATAATTTAGATCAACTTACTTTAGCTCGTCATGAAATAACAATTGATTTAGAACAACTTATTGAAGTATCTTCTAAACTTTTAAAAGACAAAGGATATTTTGCAATGGTTCATAGACCGGACAGATTTTTAGAGATTATTGATGCTATGAGAAAGTATGGAATAACACCTAAAAAAGTTCAATTTTGTCACTCAAAAGTTGATAAACCTGCTAAAATTCTTTTAATTGAAGGTATTAGGAACGGTAAGAATTCCTTAACTATTCTTCCTCCGTTTATCTCTCATGATAGCGATGGGAAATACTCTAAAAAAGTTCTAGATCTTTTTCAGGATTTAGAAGTAGAAAAAGACTAG